Proteins co-encoded in one Gemmatimonadaceae bacterium genomic window:
- a CDS encoding DUF4338 domain-containing protein codes for MHTDAVCEITGLRLIDIWRYFRHTWTTAYKSTPGRKMYFLIRDRAAPCHPVIGIGALGSGIVQLAARDSWIGWTGAAILKRVTDAPSAKWARWLDRSLEELIAGRRTDDILRRAKLTARVLSKPTPEALERLSRLATTAREKHRKTPQRGRHKGASGKTVSDWAALSETYLFEAKRAESLVVLLSAKLSLQAAGFAKPTLENLMHALKDKAARRAIEVVIRHVKARHVGVDMMDITVCGAVASYGAILGGKLVSLLMASPTVVSTYNERYANSASIIASAMAGTAIRRRPHLVLLGTTSLYDVAPSQYNRLKVPSSAFGGTDSDLEFLRIGETEGYGSHHFSQTTNELFERLTARGQDGRRVNSIFGEGVSPKFRRVRGALDALGLTSDRLLQHGSARAIYAVALATNFRDVLIGVSKRARYILPDDNVGTEALVSYWRRRWLAQRILRPEVVESIRQHCLAFPVVHGARVRLPELSTDGPLFDAS; via the coding sequence GTGCACACCGACGCTGTGTGCGAGATCACTGGTCTTCGTCTAATCGACATTTGGCGCTATTTTCGCCACACCTGGACCACGGCATATAAGAGCACGCCGGGGCGGAAGATGTACTTCCTGATTCGGGATAGAGCGGCACCATGCCATCCGGTCATCGGAATTGGAGCGCTCGGAAGCGGCATCGTGCAACTCGCCGCAAGGGACTCGTGGATTGGCTGGACTGGCGCTGCAATCCTGAAGCGCGTGACTGACGCTCCTAGTGCGAAATGGGCGCGTTGGCTCGATAGATCGCTCGAGGAGCTAATCGCTGGAAGAAGAACGGACGATATCCTGCGGCGTGCCAAGCTGACCGCGAGGGTGCTTTCGAAGCCGACGCCGGAGGCGCTTGAAAGGCTCAGTCGTCTGGCGACGACGGCTCGTGAGAAGCACCGCAAGACTCCTCAGCGCGGCCGCCACAAGGGCGCCTCGGGGAAAACGGTCTCGGATTGGGCTGCATTGTCGGAGACATACCTTTTCGAGGCGAAGCGAGCGGAGTCCCTCGTGGTGCTACTCTCCGCCAAGTTGTCGCTTCAAGCAGCGGGATTCGCCAAGCCGACGCTGGAAAACCTCATGCACGCCTTGAAGGACAAGGCGGCGCGCCGAGCTATCGAGGTTGTCATCCGACACGTAAAGGCCAGACATGTCGGAGTAGATATGATGGACATCACCGTCTGCGGTGCTGTCGCGTCTTACGGTGCGATTCTCGGCGGCAAGCTCGTCTCACTCCTGATGGCGAGTCCGACAGTAGTTAGTACGTACAACGAGCGATACGCCAACAGTGCAAGCATTATTGCATCAGCAATGGCAGGGACTGCCATACGACGTAGGCCTCATCTGGTTCTGCTGGGGACGACAAGCCTGTACGATGTCGCGCCGAGCCAGTATAACCGGCTGAAGGTGCCAAGCTCGGCGTTCGGCGGCACGGACTCTGATCTCGAATTCCTGCGCATTGGCGAAACAGAGGGATATGGATCCCACCACTTCTCACAGACGACGAACGAACTGTTTGAGCGCCTTACTGCACGTGGTCAGGATGGGAGGCGAGTCAATAGCATCTTCGGAGAGGGCGTTAGCCCGAAGTTCCGAAGAGTGCGCGGGGCGCTGGATGCGCTCGGATTGACATCCGACAGACTCCTCCAGCATGGCAGTGCGCGCGCGATCTACGCTGTCGCGCTGGCCACGAACTTTCGTGACGTCCTGATCGGTGTCTCAAAGCGAGCCAGATACATACTTCCCGACGACAATGTAGGGACGGAGGCTCTGGTGTCATATTGGAGGCGCCGATGGTTGGCCCAGCGGATTCTCCGCCCTGAAGTAGTCGAATCTATCAGGCAGCATTGTCTTGCCTTCCCAGTCGTGCACGGAGCTCGTGTGCGACTCCCGGAACTCAGTACGGATGGGCCCCTCTTCGATGCCAGCTAG